From Mus musculus strain C57BL/6J chromosome 8, GRCm38.p6 C57BL/6J, a single genomic window includes:
- the Tex15 gene encoding testis-expressed protein 15, whose translation MTYFFIYVSTERACSLNNCTIAKRIGKGKDATVIFEHFRKPVDPFVQENCPCKALNSEMGPFSSDTSSSYGNVQNGNNSVLEAYNRQTENSSNLRDASQVYTHNSGFSFIPTGNTASGNGDLFSVTYLRSILSSISAAFPSHNNTGSSTVITSKLIKDPRLMKREQSMRNKSDTAGLSDVLPLDKSLGCGDSQIKLTCMPTSSISSSEVPADNTITSCLNASCFKFSSESSHYQAHNSSSKGHDCIASSSIAVTEQFKEQHSSSFPSSLSNAFSDVRKQKHSEEQVQRAQMRSNVPVLTALSSESRNSDESENTCSNDSQGHFSQESPSSDINSIYKVGHQMSTVFPAQKKGNLCEYIQDTGMMRASISTEDSTKDGVNHTWCKETVLSNETVSSPIDNSNTLYQEHKEGGNLNSLSGNCEKIGVTHKLQVPKFPISSTGDKNELYRAALELECSLTPTIECLSQKYPQHSLEHEDNTNFAMTQGLIELKTVQNNQNFGNILSDAFQEAKDVPLASEKLIDRVISSAAIDISLDSSVCNIIGEYTCVRRENENGEASPYNCHKEEASRVKDGVQDHSLSYDAELSCDLNLKINLQEQRDDKNPNEAKEHNTDNINGSEKQDCLANDHFTNIVEMREIKSNTEVEILNSEECFTFNSFRGKNGKPAETASSESEAVEQRHAPNDQRGLEHLVSSFPEIEGSSVCVASNATKQIVGTTVLTVSTSLGDHQKDELKEICSSESSDLGLVKHSISECEIDTDKDKLQDFHQLVNENSALKTGLGSEIEVDLEHDNASVFQQNMHSQGNDLCEEFELYESLKSRIDWEGLFGSSYEEIESSSFARREGTDQHSSTECNCVSFCSQDKRELHNPIFLPDLQVTITNLLSLRISPTDESLELKDNFYKQVTESTEPETNKEGNASGFGMCSQPSGENSSFSCANKFGNSVQESGDVSKSESSHSSNSSHNTHVDQGSGKPNNDSLSTEPSNVTVMNDKSKCPTKSKPVFNDTRNKKDMQSRSSKRTLHASSSRGQNIANKDLREHETHEKKRRPTSHGSSDRFSSLSQGRIKTFSQSEKHIRNVLNILNNEASLCKSKHLSRKLNKAVLHLKKAHRRVHTSLQLISKVGQKRKGPLPKAYAVIHNNFWESCDHQGDSLMSERRYSKHFLSKRKYDKQGDKRFLRFDIEESLTPVSKHRLYRTNRERIAECLSNEVMSGHVSSSLTTFHVREFCDEEQFPEPQLPLAYTSQSISQLEYTNSIVGNESSSELEHFSETSGNMLDPKETLTEKEYQTHTQLCNSDSAKLKNHTTHSIRDIAKECNSEDKTVLCESNPVYLSFIKENTSHSPDKSYDSNCKANTDIHISVLGSKKKHILSVDIYEQDNCVSDGVKSGEAIFPIEKCTVPMETTSSIPTENIASKSYTIPPVSSILVTAGEEESSVGENGLFDVNENEMNITMHSKLDLTSVTEESKICKKNMKNLSCNDSSMLLKENITGPSKRYMAKYIEEEKIRKIEQAVYKKIITEGSPISFKYKSQNKILKEKSFHVNKKIITNNLTDSHLSIKNSTVDTIALKDIPNQLKERKEAGQIKVNNNSHSDCLSKPAIVETNHRPVLHGNPKVATLQKELKEHRSPNYTSHVTELSQILQRADEAASLQILEEETKLCQNILPLFVQAFERQQECSIDQILISRKLLVEQNLWNNCRLKLKPCAVDTWVELQMAMETIQFIENKKRFLEGKPTFRSLLWYDESLYSELLRRPRGYQLQSNFYPGFQGRLKYNAFCELQNYHNQLVEFLTETKKENNSYYALLKYKRQINECEAIMKHYSDCFDFCLSVPFACGVNFGDSLGDLETLRKSTLKLISVPGGSPKVHSYPGKKDHLWIIIEIVSSKVSFIKSNEEISIKICLYGLEHIYFDAAKSLVWKEKSCSLPKKHSEKNREMEEINERAFSKLKKIYDVLSKGLNNEPTSIGLQEDAIIASKQSTLGSISNCRLNKAWLSYPDISCVGEILDQAKSADLEELQGLTLRCTDHLEILKKYFQMLQEDNIDNIFIMEENVLDMLSNHNLGAVILKPEAIEIYIEIVMISETIHYLKNLIAKKLHNQRFRGMLWFDWSLLPELIGCQEEVVSLSVGDTQTHCLWKLVETAISVLKKELAVIYEYGEASNCSYALHLFYRELKELTGVKRLLNNSKYSVSTYIDLVPHTASVNFGNTVAELEHNYKQFFLLLKNVMSVPQKDFGKMVHIIKVMKTIEHMKLLSAKDTKLSTHLLFLQMLRNKRNALQQNRQEKMETPVTEPGEDSSQPGVSEQTPPGTECTVKNISDSSKKRPVTADTCEVSQGKGNTDTVPSWKKQKVTMKDVGNIQTVSKHPSTTGSPPNDENKIGSNSSDSLKSISASPEVVKRQSSVLGSVSPAESVQDTCTPKSESKVEPTDSLPDSLASLTEQQENSNVIEKRNGNSSVAETNDKKDCPLVTCDQKDIDASYSPDHTPAQESHKTPVDHTQISPSNLTAGNDDPLVPDASLLSVSASQSEKDVYLSGTDFHHENNKILNLSTEDCTGTSSPEPVCIKDKISVLQVDKTQPIKSESPKKSMTDAPNPNTAPFGSYGNSALNVNGTVQHTHSEQNSKVLTQKVGTSRNIPPQSACSPVHNSSAHSFGTSYPYYSWCFYQYSSSNGTAVTHTYQGMTAYEIQQPPPPVLTTVASTVQSTHFNRSYSEHFSYFPGQPQANSFNPGNGYFPSHTPVSYNYQQPVYSQFASHQPVPQATYPYPPNPGAPPQVPWTYAPWQQNPFLRRP comes from the exons ATGacatacttttttatttatgtttccaCAGAAAGAGCATGTTCTCTGAATAACTGTACAATtgctaaaagaattggaaaaggAAAAGATGCTACAGTCATCTTTGAACACTTCAGGAAACCTGTGGATCCATTTGTTCAGGAAAATTGTCCATGTAAAGCACTAAATTCAGAGATGGGTCCTTTCAGCTCAgatacttctagttcttatggaAATGTACAAAATGGAAACAATTCTGTGCTTGAAGcatacaacagacagacagaaaattcATCAAATCTTAGAGATGCTTctcaagtatacacacacaattcAGGTTTTTCTTTCATACCCACTGGTAACACAGCAAGTGGTAATGGTGACCTGTTCAGTGTGACATATCTTAGAAGTATTTTAAGTAGTATTTCTGCTGCTTTTCCCTCTCACAACAATACTGGCTCAAGTACAGTTATTACTTCAAAACTCATTAAGGACCCAAGACTTATGAAGAGAGAACAGAGCATGAGAAACAAAAGTGATACTGCAGGTTTGAGTGATGTTTTGCCATTGGATAAGAGTTTGGGTTGTGGTGATTCACAAATAAAGCTGACATGTATGCCAACTAGTTCCATCTCTTCATCGGAAGTTCCTGCTGATAATACCATTACTAGTTGTTTGAATGCCTCTTGCTTCAAATTCTCTTCTGAAAGTTCACACTATCAGGCTCATAATAGCAGCTCAAAGGGCCATGACTGTATAGCATCCAGTAGCATTGCTGTTACAGAACAATTTAAAGAGCAACACAGTTCTTCCTTCCCCAGTTCTTTATCAAATGCATTTTCAGATGTCAGGAAACAAAAACACAGTGAAGAACAGGTCCAGAGAGCTCAAATGAGAAGCAATGTCCCAGTTTTAACAGCTCTGAGCAGTGAGTCACGGAACTCCGATGAATCAGAAAATACTTGTAGCAACGACTCTCAGGGTCATTTCTCTCAAGAGTCACCATCTTCTGATATAAACAGTATATATAAGGTTGGTCACCAGATGTCTACAGTCTTCCCAGCCCAGAAGAAAGGAAATCTATGTGAATACATCCAAGATACGGGAATGATGAGAGCCTCCATCAGCACAGAAGACAGCACTAAAGATGGAGTAAACCATACTTGGTGCAAAGAAACTGTTCTTAGTAATGAAACTGTTAGTAGCCCAATTGATAATTCCAATACATTGTACCAGGAACACAAAGAAGGAGGAAATCTTAATTCTTTAAGTGGTAATTGTGAAAAAATCGGAGTTACTCATAAGTTACAAGTGCCCAAGTTTCCCATATCTTCCACAGGGGATAAAAATGAACTATATCGTGCAGCATTGGAATTAGAGTGTTCTCTTACTCCAACTATAGAGTGTCTTTCACAAAAGTACCCGCAACACTCTTTGGAGCATGAAGATAATACAAATTTTGCCATGACTCAAGGGCTAATAGAATTAAAAACAGTACAAAATAATCAGAACTTTGGTAACATTTTGTCTGATGCCTTCCAGGAAGCAAAAGATGTTCCCCTGGCCAGTGAAAAGCTCATTGATAGAGTTATTTCATCAGCTGCCATTGACATCTCTCTTGACAGTTCAGTTTGCAACATAATTGGAGAATATACATGTGTCCGGAGGGAAAATGAAAATGGGGAAGCATCACCATATAACTGTCACAAAGAAGAAGCTTCTCGTGTTAAAGATGGTGTGCAGGATCACAGCCTATCTTATGATGCAGAATTGAGCTGTGATCTGAACTTGAAAATTAATTTGCAAGAACAAAGAGATGATAAAAATCCAAATGAGGCTAAAGAACACAATACAGATAACATAAATGGAAGTGAGAAACAAGATTGTCTTGCAAATGACCATTTCACCAATATAGTTGAAATGAGGGAAATTAAGAGTAACACCGAAGTAGAAATTCTGAATTCTGAAGAATGTTTCACATTTAACTCATTTCGGGGAAAAAACGGTAAACCAGCAGAAACAGCATCATCAGAGAGTGAAGCTGTAGAACAAAGGCATGCACCAAATGATCAAAGAGGCCTAGAGCACTTGGTGTCCTCATTTCCAGAAATTGAAGGCTCTTCAGTGTGTGTAGCCTCAAATGCTACAAAACAAATAGTTGGCACTACTGTCCTTACAGTAAGCACAAGTCTTGGGGATCATCAAAAAGATGAGTTAAAAGAAATTTGTTCCTCTGAGAGTTCAGATTTGGGTTTAGTAAAACACAGCATTTCTGAATGTGAAATTGATACTGATAAAGATAAATTACAAGACTTTCATCAGTTGGTAAATGAGAATTCAGCTCTTAAAACTGGATTGGGAAGTGAAATTGAGGTAGATCTTGAACATGATAATGCTTCTGTATTTCAACAAAATATGCATAGCCAGGGAAATGACCTTTGTGAAGAATTTGAGTTATATGAGTCTCTAAAGTCTCGGATTGATTGGGAAGGCCTATTTGGAAGCAGTTATGAGGAAATAGAATCCTCAAGTTTTGCAAGAAGGGAGGGTACTGATCAGCATAGTTCTACAGAATGTAACTGTGTTTCTTTCTGTTCACAAGACAAAAGAGAGCTCCACAACCCAATTTTTCTTCCAGATCTACAAGTTACAATTACAAACTTACTTAGTCTACGAATCAGTCCCACTGATGAATCTTTAGAGTTGAAAGATAATTTTTACAAACAGGTAACTGAATCTACAGAACCAGAAACAAATAAGGAAGGGAATGCTTCTGGATTTGGCATGTGCTCCCAACCTTCTGGAGAAAATTCAAGTTTTTCATGTGCAAATAAGTTTGGTAATTCAGTGCAAGAATCAGGAGATGTGAGCAAGTCTGAGAGTTCCCATTCTTCCAACTCAAGTCATAATACACATGTGGATCAAGGATCTGGAAAACCAAACAATGACTCTTTGTCTACTGAACCATCTAATGTCACAGTAATGAATGATAAGAGCAAATGCCCCACAAAATCAAAACCTGTCTTTAATGATACTAGAAATAAAAAGGACATGCAATCAAGAAGTAGCAAAAGAACCCTGCATGCATCTTCTTCCAGGGGTCAGAACATAGCCAATAAAGACTTAAGGGAGCATGAAACTCACGAGAAGAAGAGAAGGCCAACAAGCCATGGCTCATCTGACCGTTTCTCTTCCTTATCCCAAGGACGAATTAAAACATTTTCGCAGTCAGAGAAGCACATTAGGAATGTACTGAATATTCTAAATAATGAAGCATCTTTATGTAAAAGCAAACATCTGTCCAGGAAATTGAACAAAGCTGTTCTTCACTTAAAAAAAGCCCATAGAAGAGTTCATACATCTTTGCAGCTTATATCTAAAGTGGGACAAAAGAGGAAGGGCCCATTACCAAAAGCATATGCAGTAATACATAATAATTTCTGGGAAAGTTGTGATCATCAAGGTGATAGTTTGATGTCTGAAAGAAGATATTCTAAGCATTTTTTGTCCAAAAGAAAATATGACAAACAGGGAGATAAAAGATTTTTAAGATTTGACATTGAGGAGTCATTGACCCCGGTATCAAAGCACAGATTATATAGAACAAACAGAGAGAGGATTGCAGAGTGCCTTTCTAATGAAGTCATGTCTGGGCATGTTTCCAGTAGTCTTACCACTTTCCATGTGAGAGAATTTTGTGATGAAGAACAGTTTCCAGAACCACAGTTACCTCTAGCTTATACATCTCAGAGTATAAGTCAGTTAGAATACACTAATAGCATTGTGGGAAATGAAAGCTCTTCTGAACTTGAACATTTTTCTGAAACAAGTGGGAATATGCTTGACCCAAAAGAAACACTAACTGAAAAAGAAtatcagacacatacacagttaTGTAATAGTGACTCTGCAAAACTTAAAAACCATACAACACATAGTATTAGGGATATAGCAAAAGAATGTAATTCTGAGGATAAAACAGTTCTCTGTGAAAGCAATCCAGTGTATTTAagtttcataaaagaaaacacaagtcaTAGTCCAGATAAAAGTTATGATTCAAATTGTAAAGCCAACACTGACATACATATTTCAGTTTTAGGCTCCAAAAAAAAGCACATTTTAAGTGTTGATATTTATGAACAAGATAATTGTGTATCTGATGGTGTTAAAAGTGGAGAAGCAATTTTTCCTATAGAAAAGTGTACAGTTCCTATGGAGACCACATCAAGCATTCCTACGGAAAATATAGCAAGCAAAAGTTACACTATTCCTCCGGTCTCATCAATTCTAGTGACAGCTGGAGAGGAAGAATCTTCTGTAGGGGAAAATGGACTCTTCGATGTAAATGAGAATGAGATGAATATTACTATGCATTCTAAATTAGATCTAACATCAGTAACTGAAGAAAGtaaaatttgtaagaaaaatatgAAGAACCTATCTTGCAATGATAGTTCTATGCTATTAAAGGAGAATATAACGGGTCCTTCAAAAAGATATATGGCAAAATACATTGAGGAagaaaaaattaggaaaattgAGCAAGCAGTTTACAAAAAAATTATTACTGAAGGATCACCTATTAGTTTTAAGTACAAAAGTCAAAATAAGATCCTAAAGGAAAAATCATTTCATGTTAACaagaaaataattacaaacaACTTGACTGATTCTCACCTAAGCATTAAAAATTCTACTGTAGACACAATTGCTTTGAAAGACATTCCTAATCagcttaaagaaagaaaggaagcagggcAAATTAAAGTTAATAACAACTCTCACTCTGACTGTCTCTCCAAGCCAGCCATTGTAGAAACTAATCATAGGCCTGTTTTACATGGGAACCCTAAAGTTGCTACTCTTCAGAAGGAATTAAAAGAACATCGCTCACCTAATTACACATCTCATGTAACAGAACTGTCTCAAATTTTACAGAGAGCAGATGAAGCAGCATCTCTTCAGATTTTAGAAGAAGAGACTAAGCTTTGTCAAAATATTCTCCCTTTATTTGTTCAAGCTTTTGAAAGACAGCAAGAATGTTCAATTGACCAAATCCTGATTTCAAGAAAGCTATTGGTAGAACAAAACTTGTGGAATAATTGTAGACTTAAATTGAAACCATGTGCTGTTGATACTTGGGTAGAACTTCAGATGGCAATGGAAACTATTCAatttattgaaaacaaaaaaagattcttAGAAGGTAAACCAACATTCCGAAGCTTGCTTTGGTATGATGAGAGCTTGTACAGTGAACTGCTTCGCAGGCCACGTGGATATCAACTGCAGTCCAATTTCTACCCTGGTTTTCAAGGACGACTAAAATACAATGCATTCTGTGAGTTACAGAATTATCATAATCAGTTAGTTGAATtcttaacagaaacaaaaaaagaaaataattcatattacgcattattaaaatacaaacggCAAATTAATGAATGTGAAGCCATAATGAAGCACTATTCTGATTGCTTTGACTTTTGTCTTTCTGTTCCATTTGCCTGTGGAGTTAACTTTGGAGATAGTTTAGGAGACCTGGAAACCTTAAGAAAAAGCACTCTGAAGCTGATCAGTGTACCTGGGGGCTCTCCTAAAGTCCATTCCTACCCAGGAAAGAAAGATCATTTGTGGATCATTATAGAAATAGTCTCCTCAAAGGTTAGTTTTATCAAGAGCAATGAAGAAATAAGTATCAAAATCTGTCTTTATGGTCTGGAGCATATATATTTTGATGCTGCAAAAAGTCTTGTATGGAAAGAAAAAAGCTGCTCTTTACCCAAAAAACATTCAGAAAAGAatagagaaatggaggaaataaaTGAGAGAGCTTTTTCTAAGTTGAAGAAGATCTATGATGTCTTATCTAAAGGTTTAAACAATGAACCCACTAGTATTGGACTTCAAGAAGATGCTATTATTGCTTCCAAACAATCCACTCTAGGTAGCATATCAAACTGTAGGCTGAACAAAGCTTGGCTTTCATATCCAGATATTTCTTGTGTTGGTGAGATACTGGATCAAGCTAAATCTGCAGACCTAGAGGAGTTACAGGGCCTCACTCTCAGATGTACAGATcacttagaaattttaaaaaaatactttcagatGCTGCAAGAAGATAACATAGATAATATTTTTATCATGGAAGAAAATGTTTTGGATATGCTAAGCAACCACAACCTGGGAGCAGTCATTTTAAAGCCTGAAGCTATTGagatttatattgaaattgtcatgATCTCAGAAACAATTCACTACCTTAAAAATTTAATAGCAAAGAAACTGCACAACCAGAGATTTCGAGGTATGCTCTGGTTCGATTGGTCTCTTCTTCCTGAGCTAATTGGCTGCCAAGAAGAAGTGGTTTCCCTTTCTGTTGGTGACACCCAAACACATTGCCTTTGGAAACTGGTAGAGACTGCAATTTCTGTCCTTAAGAAAGAGCTGGCTGTTATCTATGAATATGGTGAAGCTTCTAACTGTTCCTATGCTCTACATTTATTCTACAGAGAACTTAAGGAACTTACAGGCGTTAAAAGGCTTCTGAATAACTCTAagtattcagtttccacgtataTTGACTTGGTGCCACATACTGCATCTGTAAATTTTGGAAACACTGTGGCAGAATTAGAACATAACTACAAGCAGTTTTTTCTATTACTCAAAAATGTAATGTCTGTCCCTCAGAAAGATTTTGGAAAAATGGTTCATATTATAAAAGTTATGAAGACAATTGAACATATGAAGCTGCTAAGTGCTAAAGATACTAAATTGTCCACTCATCTTCTCTTTCTCCAAATGCTGCGCAACAAAAGGAATGCTTTGCAACAAAACAGACAAGAAAAGATGGAGACACCCGTTACAGAACCTGGGGAGGACAGCAGTCAACCTGGGGTTTCTGAGCAGACACCTCCAGGTACAGAGTGCACAGTAAAAAACATTTCAGACTCCTCTAAAAAGCGACCTGTGACTGCAGACACATGTGAAGTCTCTCAGGGAAAAGGAAATACAGACACTGTTCCCAGTTGGAAAAAACAAAAG gTTACCATGAAAGATGTTGGAAATATACAGACAGTATCCAAACATCCAAG CACTACAGgatctcctcccaatgatgaaaACAAAATAGGATCAAATTCCTCTGACAGTCTGAAAAGCATCTCTGCATCTCCAGAAGTGGTCAAAAGACAGAGCTCAGTACTTGGTTCAGTGTCACCTGCTGAAAGTGTACAAGACACTTGCACACCAAAGTCAGAAAGCAAAGTAGAGCCAACAGACAGCTTACCTGATTCTTtagcatctctcactgaacagCAGGAAAACTCAAATGTCATAGAGAAAAGAAATGGGAATTCTAGTGTGGCTGAAACAAATGATAAGAAAGACTGTCCTTTAGTAACTTGTGACCAAAAGGATATAGATGCCTCTTACTCACCTGACCACACACCTgcacaggaatcccataaaacccCTGTGGATCACACACAGATCTCTCCTTCAAACCTAACAGCAGGAAATGATGACCCTCTTGTGCCTGATGCATCTCTGCTCTCAGTGTCTGCTTCCCAGTCAGAGAAGGACGTTTATTTGAGTGGCACAGACTTTCaccatgaaaataataaaatactaaatttGTCTACTGAAGATTGTACAGGCACCAGCTCTCCAGAACCTGTGTGTATCAAGGACAAAATTTCTGTCCTGCAAGTAGATAAAACACAGCCTATAAAAAGTGAATCGCCAAAAAAAAGTATGACTGATGCTCCAAATCCCAATACTGCACCATTTGGCTCATATGGGAACTCAGCCCTTAATGTGAATGGAACAGTACAGCACACTCACTCTGAACAGAATTCAAAAGTCCTGACTCAGAAAGTTGGCACATCCAGGAATATACCTCCACAGTCTGCATGTTCTCCAGTACATAACTCTTCTGCACATTCATTTGGAACTTCATATCCATACTACTCTTGGTGTTTCTATCAGTACAGCAGCAGCAATGGCACTGCTGTTACTCACACATACCAAGGGATGACAGCATATGAGATACAACAGCCTCCTCCTCCAGTGTTGACTACAGTTGCAAGTACTGTTCAGAGCACACATTTCAATCGTTCATACTCTGAACATTTTAGTTACTTTCCTGGACAGCCACAAGCAAATTCCTTTAACCCAGGAAACGGGTATTTTCCATCTCACACGCCTGTTTCTTACAATTACCAACAACCAGTTTATTCACAGTTTGCTTCTCATCAACCAGTCCCACAGGCTACATATCCTTATCCGCCTAACCCAGGTGCGCCTCCTCAAGTTCCTTGGACTTATG